In Ruegeria sp. YS9, the genomic window ATCCGGTTCTGGGTCGCACGGTCTGCGAGATGATCCAGACCCTTCCCGCGGCAGAGGTTGCGGCGGTCACGGCGCTGTAATCCGTGCAAATGCAGCATTTCCTGCTTGTCAAGGCGCGGATTCGCGCTTAGATAAACCCCTTCCTGACATGGATTCAGAAACGGAGAGCGCCCAATGGCCCGCGTGACGGTTGAAGATTGCGTAGACAAGGTTCCAAACCGGTTCGAGCTGGTGATGCTCGCCGCCCATCGGGCGCGTGAGATTTCCGCCGGTGCAGCGATTACCGTTGACCGCGACAACGACAAGAACCCTGTCGTGTCTCTGCGTGAGATCGCCGACGAAACCCAAAGCGCGGACGAGCTGCGCGAGCGCCTGATCGAGGCCAACCAGACCCAGATCGAGGTTGATGAGCCCGAAGAAGATCAGATGGCGCTGCTGATGGGTGCCGAAACGGACAAACCCGCCATGGACGACATGTCCGAAGAGAAGCTCCTGCGCGCTCTGATGGAGGCTCAAGGGCAGGGGTAAGCCCTGAAGACGAAGGTGCGGACCGGATGATTTCTGCTGACGATCTGATTGCGCTGGTCCGCAACTACAATCCCAAGACGAATGCCGACCGCATTGCGCTGGCCTACGAATTCGGCCAGCAGATGCACGAAGGGCAGTTTCGCCATTCCGGCGAGCCCTATTTCACCCATCCCGTTGCCGTTGCCGCCATCCTGACCGAACAGCGTCTGGATGATGCGACCATCATCACGGCGCTGCTGCACGACACGATCGAAGACACCAAGGCCAACTATGGCAAGGTGGCTGAACTTTTCGGGGATGAGGTCGCCAAACTGGTCGACGGCGTCACCAAGCTGACCAATCTGCAACTGTCCAGCCGCGAGACCAAGCAGGCCGAGAACTTCCGCAAGCTGTTCATGGCCATGTCCAAGGACCTGCGGGTCATTCTGGTCAAGCTCGCCGACCGTTTGCACAACATGCGGACGATCAAGGCGATGCGTCCCGAAAAACAGATCGTCAAAGCGCGCGAGACGATGGATATCTACGCACCGCTTGCGGGCCGGATGGGCATGCAGTGGATGCGCGAGGAACTGGAAGACCTGGCTTTCCGTGTCCTCAACCCTGAAGGCCGCCAGTCGATCATCCGCCGCTTTATCACTTTGCAACGGGAAACCGGCGACGTGATCCACCGCATCACCGGCGACATGCGGCACGAGCTGGAGAAAGTGGGCATCGAGGCCGAGGTGTTCGGCCGCGCCAAGAAACCCTATTCGATCTGGCGCAAGATGCAGGAAAAGGATCAGGGCTTCTCGCGCCTGTCCGACATCTACGGGTTCCGCATCATCACCCAGACCGAGGAAGACTGCTATCGAACCCTGGGTGCCATCCACCAGCGCTGGCGCGCGGTGCCGGGGCGCTTCAAGGACTATATCAGCCAGCCCAAATCCAACGGCTACCGCTCCATCCATACAACCGTTTCCGGCCGGGACGGTAAACGGGTCGAGGTCCAGATCCGCACCCGCCAGATGCATGACGTGGCCGAAACCGGCGTCGCGGCGCATTGGTCCTATCGCGACGGTGTGCGCACGGAAAACCCGTTCGCCGTCGATCCTGCCAAGTGGATTTCCAACCTGACCGAGCAGTTCGACAACGAGGAAGATCACGAAGACTTCCTCGAAGCCGTCAAGCTCGAGATGTATTCGGACCAGGTGTTCTGTTTCACCCCCAAAGGCGACGTGGTGAAACTGCCACGTGGCGCGACACCGATCGATTTTGCCTATGCCATTCACACCCGGATCGGTCATGCCTGTGTCGGGGCCAAGGTTGACGGTATCCGCGTTCCGCTCTGGACGCGGCTCAAGAATGGCCAGTCCGTGGACATCATCACCGCCGATGGTCAGACGCCACAGGTCACGTGGCTGGAGATTGCAGTTACCGGCAAGGCCC contains:
- a CDS encoding bifunctional (p)ppGpp synthetase/guanosine-3',5'-bis(diphosphate) 3'-pyrophosphohydrolase, whose product is MISADDLIALVRNYNPKTNADRIALAYEFGQQMHEGQFRHSGEPYFTHPVAVAAILTEQRLDDATIITALLHDTIEDTKANYGKVAELFGDEVAKLVDGVTKLTNLQLSSRETKQAENFRKLFMAMSKDLRVILVKLADRLHNMRTIKAMRPEKQIVKARETMDIYAPLAGRMGMQWMREELEDLAFRVLNPEGRQSIIRRFITLQRETGDVIHRITGDMRHELEKVGIEAEVFGRAKKPYSIWRKMQEKDQGFSRLSDIYGFRIITQTEEDCYRTLGAIHQRWRAVPGRFKDYISQPKSNGYRSIHTTVSGRDGKRVEVQIRTRQMHDVAETGVAAHWSYRDGVRTENPFAVDPAKWISNLTEQFDNEEDHEDFLEAVKLEMYSDQVFCFTPKGDVVKLPRGATPIDFAYAIHTRIGHACVGAKVDGIRVPLWTRLKNGQSVDIITADGQTPQVTWLEIAVTGKARTAIRRALREVDRERFIKLGKELARSGFEHVGRKATDKALDTAAKHLRLKDRHELLARLGSAELTAHEVVQAVYPELAKDDGDAIPLRRAVIGLEPGQKFDRAPCCQPLPGERIVGITYRGKGVVVHAIDCDRLSEFEGEPDRWVDLHWHSGTHPAVYGATLDLTIGNDAGVLGRICTLIGEKKANISNLEFVDRKPDFYRLLINVELRDLEQLHSLMLMLEAESDVAAVERYRDQVKTSVAAG
- the rpoZ gene encoding DNA-directed RNA polymerase subunit omega, encoding MARVTVEDCVDKVPNRFELVMLAAHRAREISAGAAITVDRDNDKNPVVSLREIADETQSADELRERLIEANQTQIEVDEPEEDQMALLMGAETDKPAMDDMSEEKLLRALMEAQGQG